One segment of Glandiceps talaboti chromosome 21, keGlaTala1.1, whole genome shotgun sequence DNA contains the following:
- the LOC144451625 gene encoding uncharacterized protein LOC144451625: MAAMRREFTQHFNNVAERKVQADRKRKETHEESPATCIDIDYIHDITQSQCPSKGCSSIPGHITRTTLQNQAIATVTPIDSHTKYNGVADTTVVFLKQQEVVHFVLKQRYQNMLTCTTLML, from the exons ATGGCTGCAATGCGACGGGAATTTACGCAGCACTTCAATAATGTTGCGGAGCGGAAAGTTCAG GCTGATCGCAAACGAAAGGAGACCCATGAAGAATCtccagctacatgtatagacatcgactatattcatgatattacaCAGTCACAG TGTCCAAGCAAAGGATGTTCATCTATCCCAGGTCATATTACTCGTACAACACTCCAAAACCAAGCTATAGCTACGGTAACTCCAATTGATAGTCACACAAAG tataatGGTGTTGCAGATACAACTGTCGTATTTCTGAAGCAGCAAGAGGTGGTACACTTTGTCCTGAAACAAAG ATACCAGAATATGCTAACATGTACAACCTTGATGTTGTAG